In Candidatus Bathyarchaeota archaeon, the sequence CAAGTAGAATCTTATTATCCTCGGGGAGCCCCAGACTTCTCCTAGCTTCCTTTTTATCACCCTTCAATATTGGATGGCACGGGTAAGGTATCATATGTATCTGGTCTTCAGGGTAAACTTCTCTCAGAAAACCTCTGTACCTATTATCGAAACATACTATCGCATCCCACTCAAACTGGTAGAATGATGGGTTTGGAGACAATTCGGCGTCATGTATGATGTTGATTGTCTTTGCCTTCTTTCTGATGTGGTGGAATATCTTCCCCAACTCATCTTTAGGCAACATGCAAAGGTCCTGGGCTATGAAATAGTTGAAGTCACTTTTCAGTATGGGCCTAGGGTCTAATCCTCCTCTTGTTCCAAAACATCTATAAACATAATCCTCATCCTCCCTGACAAAGACTGTGCCATGGTAGTCTGACTTTACAAATGAGAAGACATGGAGCATATGCCCCCTCCTAACCCATTCCCTTCCAACCAACTCAGCATGTATAGATGGGCCTGCGTCAAGATTCCAAGCACTCATCATGCCAATCTTCATTCCAGAAACCTCAAAGCAATTAATTTATGTAGAAGTTATAATAATGTTTCGAGAGCACCTATAAAAACGCCTCTTTCATAAAAACAATTTATCTTATAATTATTACATTTCTAATTGTATCATGCCTATCTGAAAACTATTCGACATTATGCTGTCGTCTCAAATGTTGATATTTAATAAAAAAACTATTTTATTATATGTATATTGAGTCATATTGCATAGGTAAAACATAAATTATTAATATATGGGTATTTTTTTGTTAATTGTTAACTATGCTGCATTTTGTATCTGTGGAAAACTTTACTCGAAGATTATTCTTTATTATCATTGCGATCTCATATAGATGTACATTTACTTTTACTATTACTTAAGTGACTTAACGCAGTTATTTAAAACTAGGTGAAGACCAGTCAAAAATATTGCAACGGAAGATTTGCGGGTTTAGATATGTGGAGATCTTCCATCTGTGTTTATCTGAATTTTTAATTCTTCGATAACAAGTCTGATGGCACAATCTTAGAATACTTCATTTCTTGAGGTAATTGTAGCAAATTCAGAAATCTTGAATTTCCGTTATGGAGTCTTATGTAATTTATCGATTATTAGACCATCACTTCATCCGAACACAGATCTCATGTACACCCATGATTGTTCGATAATTCCTATCTATCATTGTCTTCAGAGTCTCTTTAGGGGTTAGGTATCTGTATAATCTTAACCTTGTCGGGGTCTGCGTTTAAACTTCTCATAGACTCCGTTAACTGAAAGTTTTGCATGCTTCCTTAAGATGTATGTCTACACGTCCCCCTCATCAAGTTATTTAAGAGACTTCAACGTAGGATGTGAAACTACAAGATTCACAGGTCTAAACTTCAACCCCACCAATACTGCTATGGAAAGATCTATTGATATAGCTTGACCCAGTAAGCTAGAGGGAGTTCAACCATTATGGATTCTTTATTCAATAATTCCTTTAAGGTTCTGGCTGGATTATCGACCAAACTGATTTTCAGTCTTCTACCATGTTCTTTATGCAGAGTTCTTATGTCATACTCTAGGGGTACGTAATTGACTTTCATATTTGTCATCCGTCGACTCAGATCTAGTTATGTACATGAAGTTTAGAAGCTTGAAGGTGTAGGAGGCAACATGTATCTGTTTCTTTCTCTGACTTGATTAACGTGATTGCTGTTATAGATACGCCTACAATTAAACCGAAAGGAACTATATTGACTAGGTTATTACAATTTTGGCTAAATCGGTAACTATTTTACCTTTTTGGGGCATATAAGTACTGGTCGCTGGGTTGTCTATGAGCTACCGTGAGGTTACTCTGCTCAGGGATAGGTCGCTGAGAATGCTCAGCTCAGCCAGAAGAAGTCTTTCTGAAGGCGACTATGATATCGCGGCTTTCATAGCTGATCAGGCTGTTCAACTATACTTGAAATCTATGGTTCTAGAGTTGGCTGGAGAGGTGCCTCGCATACATTCTATCAGGCAACTGTTAAGAGTTTTGAAGGAGATGTCTGACAGGCCTGATATTATAGACGATTATGTTAAGAAGAATAGGAGCCTACTCATTAGGCTTGAAGAAGCCTATATAAGCTCACGGTACATGCCTAGGGATTATGAGAGGGAAGAGGCTGAGGAACTGGTGAACTTTGCCGAAGAGGTTATTGACTTTGTTAAGTCTCTTAAAGGTCAAGGTTGAACTTTCCAGGCTCGCCAGAGACTGGCCCATCTGGTCCAGAATCGTAGCGGAGGCTGCTGCTGAGATTCTGGGGGATTGTGAGGTATATGTTTTTGGAAGCGCTGTCGATTGCCAATTGACTGGCGGTAGCGACGTAGACATATTGATAGTTTCAGATAGGTTGCCTGAAGATTTCAGAGAGAGGTGTGGACTCAAAGCCAAGATTGAGGAGAAGGCTGAGCTGCCTCTTTACCATCCATTCGAACTACATTTGGTGACACATATAGATGTGGAGGCGAATCCTATATATCGTGGTGCCATCAGTGGGGGAATGCCGATTCGCACTAAGCGTGTGATGTGAAGGCTCAGCTTTTGGATTTGTGAATATCGTAGATTTGACGAAGATAATCTATTGTTGGAGTCCAATCCTACATTTTATCTAATGGAGATGGCTTGCAGCTATTGATATGCCTCATATTTCGCCTTGTTTTCAATGGTGGATTGGATATAAAAGTTAAAATGGTATCTTGAAATATTGTCTTAGGTTCGACAGATCAATTATAGGTAGGTGAAATATTTGGGTCCGAAAATTGTTGAGGTTACCCAGGATAATTGGAGGGAGATTCTCAAAGCCGATTTACCTGTGGTCGTTGAATTCTATACCGGTACATGTCCTTACTGCAGATTGTTGACGCCTATATTTCAGAGGCTTGCCGCAGAATTTTCTGGGAGTTTGGTCTTCGCTATGGCTGATGCTTCTAAGGTCAGTGACTTCGCTTTAGGGTATGGTGTGATGGGTGTTCCGACGTTGAAGTTTTTCTGTTCAGGTAGACCCATATATGAGATTGTAGGTTACAGGTCTGAGTCGGAGCTCAGGGAGGAGTTCAGGAGAGTTCTGAGCACGTATAGGAATTGTCTTTCTCAGAGTTCTGCTATATACATGTAGTGTGATAGCGGTGGCTAGTGTAGTTTATTGTGGAGGTTAGGCTTTGAGGAGGATACTTGTCACAGGGGCTTTCGGCCAAATAGGCTCTGAACTTGTCCCTGCGCTTCGCAGCCGTTACGGCTGTGAGAACGTTGTCGCTGCAGGTCATCATACGAAGCCCCCGAAGAATCTGTTAGACCAGGGTCCATACACGTTCCTCGACGTTAGGGATCGCTCATCCCTAGCTGAGCTCGTCAGAAGATATGATGTGGGTGTCATATATCATTTGGCTGCGATTCTGTCGGCTGTTGGAGAGCGTAATCCACAGTTGGCTTGGGATGTGAATGTGAACGGTTTATACAATATTCTTGAGGTGGCTAGGGAGTATGGTGTCGAGAAGGTTTTCCACCCAAGTTCGATAGCTGTCTTCGGACCTAAGACCCCTAGGGTGAATACTCCTCAAGACTCTATTCTTGATCCTAAGACTATTTATGGTGTGTCGAAGGCTGCTGGTGAGTATCTTTGCGACTACTACTTTACCCGCTTCGGTCTAGATGTCAGGGGTATACGTTATCCAGGCATAATAAGCAGTGAGGCCTTGCCTGGGGGTGGTACGACGGACTATGCTGTGGCAATGTTCTATGAGGCTGTTGAACATGGAAGATATGTATGTTATGTGAGGGAGGATACGGTTCTTCCAATGGTCTATATGCCTGACGCTATAGATGCGGCTGTGAGGTTGATGGAGGCTGACCTTGAAAGGCTGAAGCACCATTCAAACTTCAACATTTCATCCATGAGTTTCTCCGTCAAGGAGTTGGCTTGCGAGATCAAGAGGCATATTCCAAACTTTCACTGCGATTATGATCCTGACCCTGTGAGGCAGAGAATTGCTGATTCATGGCCTGAATCAATAGATGACACCGCTGCTAGGGAGGAGTGGGGTTGGAACCCGAAATATGACTTACATGGAATGGTCGCTGACATGATTAATAAATTGTCTGTAAGAAAGAGTGAAGGTAGACTATACAATAAACCAAGCTGATATGTCTGTCTGATGAGAATCCTCCACATAATGTTTCTTTTAATTGTTCACCTTTTTCTTTGGGATAATGATAATGTTGGAATTGGGCGGGGCTTTATGCTTTTCTATAAAAATAATTGGGTTTCTCAATGTGTGAATCTTTGGATGGATGCTGCTTTGTAGGCGCCTTGGAAACTTATAAATACTTTATGTGGGACATTATGGTTCGGGATGGTTTATGCCTGAACAATTCAGTAGAAAGATACTCTTAGATCTGGCAGCGGCTTTCTTCCTTTTAGGTTCGGTGATAGTTCTTATAGTTTCAATATTGAATATTCCGATCTCAACCGTATATCCAACATTCAGACTTCGGGAGCCTCTGGCATATACTTACTTGGTTGCGGTTATAATTGAGATTGTCGCTGCAATATTGGGGTTTGACTGTTTCAACATGACTGCCAAGAGGAGACTTGACAGCGCTGGGATTAGGGGTGTGATTATCGGTGCAGTTCTTTTGAGTGCTGCATGGATGACAGAGTCTCAGATCATAGGGGT encodes:
- a CDS encoding nucleotidyltransferase domain-containing protein, translating into MWSRIVAEAAAEILGDCEVYVFGSAVDCQLTGGSDVDILIVSDRLPEDFRERCGLKAKIEEKAELPLYHPFELHLVTHIDVEANPIYRGAISGGMPIRTKRVM
- a CDS encoding HEPN domain-containing protein, encoding MSYREVTLLRDRSLRMLSSARRSLSEGDYDIAAFIADQAVQLYLKSMVLELAGEVPRIHSIRQLLRVLKEMSDRPDIIDDYVKKNRSLLIRLEEAYISSRYMPRDYEREEAEELVNFAEEVIDFVKSLKGQG
- a CDS encoding NAD-dependent epimerase/dehydratase family protein; the encoded protein is MRRILVTGAFGQIGSELVPALRSRYGCENVVAAGHHTKPPKNLLDQGPYTFLDVRDRSSLAELVRRYDVGVIYHLAAILSAVGERNPQLAWDVNVNGLYNILEVAREYGVEKVFHPSSIAVFGPKTPRVNTPQDSILDPKTIYGVSKAAGEYLCDYYFTRFGLDVRGIRYPGIISSEALPGGGTTDYAVAMFYEAVEHGRYVCYVREDTVLPMVYMPDAIDAAVRLMEADLERLKHHSNFNISSMSFSVKELACEIKRHIPNFHCDYDPDPVRQRIADSWPESIDDTAAREEWGWNPKYDLHGMVADMINKLSVRKSEGRLYNKPS
- a CDS encoding thioredoxin family protein, coding for MGPKIVEVTQDNWREILKADLPVVVEFYTGTCPYCRLLTPIFQRLAAEFSGSLVFAMADASKVSDFALGYGVMGVPTLKFFCSGRPIYEIVGYRSESELREEFRRVLSTYRNCLSQSSAIYM